The following proteins are co-located in the Saccharomycodes ludwigii strain NBRC 1722 chromosome V, whole genome shotgun sequence genome:
- a CDS encoding pseudouridine-5'-phosphate glycosidase family protein (similar to Saccharomyces cerevisiae YCR036W | RBK1 | RiBoKinase), whose translation MFSQLNINKKSLLFPFKRYLRANNYNKINRLKVSDEVREAIYSKKPVVSLESTIITHGLPFPENLEMALSVENLIRSNGCVPATTAFIKGDAIVGCSKNEIEFLANSIPNVNKCSRRDIPVTMAQNLNGGTTISGTMILSNLAGIRVFATGGLGGVHKGGELTMDISADLEELGRTPVSVVCAGPKAILDIPRTMEYLETKGCTVATMCSPNIPGFYTTDSGVKSPYVVNNELEAAKIIKSGIDLNLKQGYLFCVPPPSDIALDDEYIKGVIEEAEIKAVELNIRGKELTPFLLSEIAKATDGLSVRCNVGFVKNNCGVACNISKELSNLESKSTYFQPIIKKNITNNIVIKSTPRPSSLVIGSVAIDTYCKMNAEGGNLKDSNPGAITNSIGGVAYNITLASTLACNRSSTTSTRLVACVGNDLSGKTVLHDLSQKGIDTKGLKIDDSSSNNTAQYVSFHDKGGELIIACADMKIATQIPIAHIESQILETMPKVVVTDANISTTTLSGIIALSKKNKEIGKPNFKLIFEPTSMEKAKKLACLPNINVYPDNDFYLITPTVDELKSIYNAFDMNDKFDVYKWFPILDSLEIDSVLKRTPSHILNHRIFQKLRKSGIFQMGVNLLPFFPRIVVKDGEHGIYVFSIIKNTDGESKADFSIKFNGGALIEYYDIPKDNKNPIQVKNVTGAGDTFLGVLLNEIVSKSQYMNTDIFEDPIQRKDSLMKAQKGAILSIEYEGTISEKLKLIK comes from the coding sequence ATGTTTTCACAATTaaacattaataaaaagtctcttttatttccattCAAGAGATACCTAAGAGCAAATAActataacaaaattaatagaTTAAAAGTGTCTGATGAAGTTCGGGAAGCTATTTATTCTAAAAAACCAGTTGTTTCTTTGGAATCAACAATTATTACACATGGACTACCCTTCCCTgaaaatttagaaatgGCTTTAAGTGTGGAGAATTTAATAAGAAGTAACGGATGTGTCCCAGCCACCACTGCATTTATAAAAGGTGACGCCATTGTGGGTTGttcaaaaaatgaaattgaatttttggCCAACTCAATACCAAATGTAAACAAATGTTCCAGAAGAGATATTCCAGTAACAATGGcacaaaatttaaatggTGGGACTACAATCTCGGGTACAATGATTCTATCCAATTTAGCTGGCATCAGAGTTTTCGCTACTGGTGGATTAGGTGGTGTTCACAAGGGAGGCGAACTTACAATGGATATTAGTGCTGATTTAGAAGAATTGGGTAGAACACCAGTTTCTGTTGTTTGTGCTGGTCCTAAGGCGATATTAGATATACCAAGAACAATGGAATATTTAGAAACAAAAGGATGCACTGTAGCCACAATGTGTTCGCCAAACATTCCTGGATTTTATACCACTGACTCTGGTGTTAAATCCCCGTATGTTGTTAACAATGAATTAGAAGCTGctaaaattatcaaaagtGGGATtgatttgaatttaaagcaaggttatttattttgtgtGCCACCACCCTCTGATATTGCGTTGGACGATGAGTATATTAAAGGGGTAATTGAGGAAGCTGAGATTAAAGCTGTTGAATTAAATATACGTGGCAAAGAATTAACCCCGTTTTTATTGAGCGAAATTGCCAAAGCTACTGATGGCTTATCTGTTAGATGTAATGTTGGGTTTGTGAAGAACAATTGTGGTGTGGCTTGTAATATATCAAAAGAGTTATCAAATTTAGAATCAAAATCCACATACTTTCAACCtataatcaaaaagaaCATTACCAATAATATAGTTATTAAAAGTACACCACGGCCTTCTTCTTTGGTTATTGGATCTGTTGCTATAGATACATATTGTAAAATGAATGCAGAGGGGGGAAATTTGAAAGATTCTAATCCTGGTGCTATTACGAATAGTATCGGCGGGGTTGCTTATAACATTACCTTAGCTTCTACATTAGCTTGCAACAGGTCTTCCACTACAAGCACGCGTCTGGTAGCTTGTGTTGGGAATGATCTTTCTGGTAAAACTGTTTTACACGATCTCTCCCAAAAAGGGATTGATACAAAaggtttaaaaatagatgATTCTTCATCCAATAATACTGCGCAATATGTGTCTTTCCATGATAAGGGGGGTGAATTAATAATTGCGTGTGCTGATATGAAAATTGCTACGCAAATACCAATTGCTCATATAGAATCACAAATATTGGAAACAATGCCTAAAGTCGTTGTTACTGATGCCAATATTTCTACAACCACTTTATCTGGAATTATTGcgttatcaaaaaaaaacaaagaaattgGTAAACCAAACTTCAAGCTAATATTTGAACCAACATCAATGGAAAAGGCCAAAAAATTAGCATGTTTACCTAATATAAATGTCTATCCAGataatgatttttatttaattactCCCACTGTAGACGAGTTAAAATCTATATACAATGCGTTTGACATGAACGATAAATTCGATGTCTATAAATGGTTTCCGATTTTAGATTCTTTGGAAATTGATAGCGTTCTCAAAAGAACACCATCGCACATTTTAAATCACagaatatttcaaaaattacGTAAAAGTggtatttttcaaatggGTGTTAATTTGTTACCTTTTTTCCCCAGAATTGTGGTTAAAGATGGAGAACATggtatatatgttttttccattattaaaaataccgATGGTGAATCCAAAGCAGATTTTAGCATTAAATTTAATGGTGGTGCATTAATAGAATATTACGATATTCCGaaggataataaaaatccaATTCaagttaaaaatgttaCTGGTGCAGGTGATACTTTTTTAGGTGTTTTATTGAATGAAATAGTGAGCAAAAGCCAATATATGAATACAGACATTTTTGAAGATCCAATACAAAGAAAAGACAGCCTAATGAAGGCACAGAAGGGTGCAATACTAAGTATAGAATATGAGGGGACCATAAGtgaaaaactaaaattaataaaatga
- the SGM1 gene encoding Sgm1p (similar to Saccharomyces cerevisiae YJR134C | SGM1 | Slow growth on Galactose and Mannose) yields MSRKLSVQERLELATKSGKKSKGKTNKNGIKSRESSVGIFETNQLKDTEKTQLVLNQTSEKRDNETSTTASENSQEQNQQLEDPARNEKQQSEIEEQPISNQTIKNVISDPVEVPIQLNKDFIGELGLPENYQKYTVDQLLMEIQSKAVKKLAALNNERSQDKELILQLKHEGEKLSKKELKLSDTIKLYKREKTKLEMKLEVCQEDLQSKIEEAERLHGEFYEIKDKNKLLQNKLNVMTKETAELSRKYDNLFEHDFKKLKDNADQLVQENHDLKLELNKVRNDYESDTKKSTLKFNNLSKSSEDEISRLETKLEQLRIRLENNNDDDISADQKIPKYVVSNESLDKVKSQYELLKQELKNTNKNWGSIENNLNNKIYSLQDELEALQRENKKLSEDLTLSKKLQENAFKDLETERTKNLNLSNKVTELNYAVDTLNHEISNYTQDYKTANEKIKLQKKQLEELLSTDSFLLENGRDSNQLQKKVHKIEEENSTDDKSFSTKLKELQQEWDIEPSVIHTTDVDMLSEAGTSNVTSGHDHLNNDTSDSRLEINFSFNESSRINITDDDFSKPPDFSRRLSSVSQQLPSSPSRKFQQSSIAQQNTQTISNAQLVSHLGSQVRRLETELETLHQSWRKLQREKSEANDEIIRQMNELDQLEKFREENVLLQNKMHTLESNQEKYIKLLDKKSRTIEELQNDVIDLKEMLQEQVQSLVELQERSR; encoded by the coding sequence ATGTCCAGAAAGTTATCTGTTCAAGAAAGGTTAGAATTAGCAACCAAATCtgggaaaaaaagtaaaggTAAAACCAACAAAAATGGAATCAAAAGTAGAGAATCAAGTGTGGGTATTTTCGAAACTAATCAATTAAAAGACACTGAAAAAACTCAACTTGTCCTTAACCAAACATCTGAAAAACGGGACAATGAAACTTCAACAACAGCATCTGAAAATAGTCAGGAACAAAATCAACAACTAGAAGATCCAGCAAGGaatgaaaaacaacagTCAGAAATAGAGGAGCAGCCAATTTCAAACCAGAccattaaaaatgttatatCTGATCCTGTTGAAGTTCCTATCCAACTAAACAAAGATTTCATTGGTGAATTAGGACTACCTGAAaattaccaaaaatataCCGTTGATCAATTACTAATGGAAATCCAAAGTAAAgctgttaaaaaattagcTGCTTTGAATAATGAAAGATCTCAAGACAAAGAATTGATTTTACAACTTAAACATGAAGgtgaaaaattatcaaaaaaggaattaaAGTTGAGTGATACCATCAAACTAtataaaagagaaaaaacaaaacttgAAATGAAACTGGAAGTCTGCCAGGAGGACTTACAGTCCAAAATTGAAGAAGCTGAAAGACTTCATGGTGAATTTtatgaaataaaagataaaaacaaattgttGCAAAATAAGTTAAATGTCATGACAAAGGAGACTGCGGAGTTGTCAAGAAAATACGATAATCTTTTTGAAcatgattttaaaaagctTAAAGATAATGCTGATCAACTAGTTCAAGAAAATCACGATTTGAAACTAGAGTTAAATAAGGTTAGAAATGATTATGAAAGTGATACCAAGAAATCTACCTTAAAATTTAACAACCTAAGCAAATCGTCGGAGGATGAGATATCTCGAttagaaacaaaattaGAACAATTACGGATCAGattggaaaataataacgatgACGATATTTCTGCAGACCAAAAAATACCGAAGTATGTAGTGTCTAATGAAAGTTTAGATAAAGTAAAATCACAATATGAGCTATTGAaacaagaattaaaaaatacaaataagaACTGGGGgtcaattgaaaataatttgaacaataaaatatattctttgCAGGATGAATTAGAAGCTCTACAAagggaaaacaaaaaattatcggAAGATTTGACactttccaaaaaattgCAAGAAAATGCTTTCAAAGATTTAGAAACTGAAAGGACAAagaatttgaatttatCTAATAAAGTTACTGAATTGAATTATGCGGTTGATACACTAAACCATGAAATAAGTAATTATACACAGGATTATAAAACTGCGAACgagaaaattaaattgcAAAAAAAGCAATTAGAAGAACTATTAAGTACCGATTCTTTCTTGCTGGAAAACGGACGCGACTCAAATCAGctgcaaaaaaaagttcatAAAAtcgaagaagaaaatagtACCGATGATAAGAgtttttcaacaaaattaaaggaGTTACAACAAGAATGGGATATCGAACCTAGCGTGATACACACGACAGATGTGGACATGTTGAGTGAAGCTGGTACCAGCAATGTAACAAGCGGCCACGACCATCTAAATAATGATACCTCTGATAGTAGGttagaaattaatttttcctttaatgAAAGTTCCCGCATAAATATAACAGATGATGATTTTTCTAAGCCACCGGATTTTTCGAGAAGATTATCATCGGTATCTCAACAATTACCGTCTTCTCCTAGCAGAAAATTCCAACAAAGTTCGATAGCACAGCAAAATACTCAAACTATAAGTAATGCACAATTGGTTTCTCATTTGGGGTCGCAAGTTAGAAGACTAGAAACCGAGTTGGAAACTTTGCATCAATCTTGGAGAAAACTACAAAGAGAAAAATCAGAAGCTAACGATGAAATTATTAGGCAGATGAACGAATTGGAtcaattggaaaaatttaGAGAAGAGAATGTGCTAttgcaaaataaaatgcaTACTTTGGAAAGTaatcaagaaaaatatattaaattattggatAAAAAGTCCAGAACGATTGAAGAATTGCAAAATGATGTTATTGATTTGAAAGAAATGTTACAAGAACAAGTTCAAAGCTTAGTTGAATTACAAGAGAGATCAaggtaa
- a CDS encoding chalcone isomerase domain-containing protein (similar to Saccharomyces cerevisiae YHR198C | AIM18 | Altered Inheritance rate of Mitochondria) codes for MITFNRLCTTNFKRSLLTLTRSSKSQQKLAPLLKKKPYSSFAGHTINNAKSRGSGLGLFIIGASSICAINYYYKNNYSNHFLHNDDLNNINNDKISLDSENSVCVDKSISPFPTRLSTSTGYALDKNDNYTLVGFGTRSVTFISFRVYALGIYIADKDLPLISKVFDSKYLSTAFIDKDTGAINNEESHGENLTRALESPDTSMVLVDNLLDSEIELVAKVTPIKNTDFNHLRDGLCRSIMSHPIAKKNSDIIKNGIEQLRSAFILKGSVLKNDDLLIKLESDNSLRLYYKSKKNGEVKKLGKVSEPLIGKCLFSKYLSQPNALSDSTQKSFAENVTKYL; via the coding sequence ATGATTACCTTTAATAGACTTTGTACtaccaattttaaaagatctCTGCTTACATTAACAAGATCATCCAAAAGTCAACAAAAACTAGCCCccttattaaaaaaaaaaccatatTCTTCCTTTGCTGGTCATACCATTAATAATGCAAAATCTAGGGGGAGCGGTTTGGGTCTATTTATTATAGGTGCTAGTAGCATTTGCGCtatcaattattattacaaaaataactatAGCAACCATTTTTTGCACAATGATGatttgaataatattaataatgataaaatttcCTTGGATTCTGAAAACAGCGTTTGCGTGGATAAAAGCATTTCTCCATTTCCTACCCGTTTAAGCACTTCCACTGGTTACGCCcttgataaaaatgataactATACTTTAGTTGGGTTTGGTACTAGATCTGTTACATTTATATCTTTTAGAGTTTATGCTCTAGGTATTTATATTGCAGATAAGGATTTACCTCTGATTTCTAAAGTATTTGATTCCAAGTATTTATCAACTGCATTCATCGACAAGGATACAGGTGCAATTAACAACGAAGAATCACATGGAGAAAATTTAACCAGAGCTTTAGAAAGTCCTGATACTTCCATGGTTTTGGTTGATAATTTATTGGACTCTGAAATTGAATTGGTTGCTAAAGTCACCCCAATAAAAAACACAGATTTCAATCATTTAAGAGATGGTTTATGTAGATCTATTATGTCTCATCCAattgccaaaaaaaattcagatattataaaaaatggtaTTGAGCAATTAAGAAGCGCATTTATTCTTAAAGGAtctgttttgaaaaatgacgatttattaattaaactAGAATCTGATAATTCTTTAAGATTATACtataaatctaaaaaaaatggagaGGTCAAAAAATTGGGTAAAGTTAGTGAACCATTAATTGGGAAGTGTTTGTTTAGTAAATACTTGAGTCAACCTAACGCTCTATCTGATAGTACACAAAAAAGTTTTGCTGAAAATGTTACGAAATATCTTTaa
- the TIM8 gene encoding protein transporter TIM8 (similar to Saccharomyces cerevisiae YJR135W-A | TIM8 | Translocase of the Inner Mitochondrial membrane) encodes MSQSTTSANISQADLQNLDDNSKKDIMNFLEVENSKQKVQMSIHQFTNMCFKQCITNATNPELSAGEEQCLNNCVNRFLDTNIRIVKGLQNIQ; translated from the coding sequence ATGTCCCAATCTACCACTTCCGCTAATATTTCCCAAGCTGATTTGCAAAACTTGGATGACAACTCCAAGAAGGATATAATGAATTTCTTGGAAGTCGAAAACTCCAAACAAAAAGTTCAAATGTCTATCCATCAATTTACTAATATGTGTTTCAAACAATGTATTACTAATGCCACTAATCCTGAATTAAGTGCTGGTGAAGAACAATGTTTGAACAACTGTGTTAACAGGTTTTTAGATACAAATATTAGAATTGTTAAAGGTTTACAAAACATtcaataa
- the RIX1 gene encoding Rix1p (similar to Saccharomyces cerevisiae YHR197W | RIX1 | RIbosome eXport) gives MSDTLIPLSLIIPQLESASGAEFEAILKILRSKKYVNQSLLKSDLSLLSAKILKLLNAVSSNNDNADFSVWKGCHLAMVLCTYNPVFLCAYSNSILTALCHRFQLLSDDYTGQVVNKPCGRAILKTVVFSITIITDLLRGKPALTRECLTPKLPLIISNLVYLSKYEPEICLPVIHKLLQKNTVTFKPFANKFFQVLNSLIVNNFFYFNLETQQLITDSFAVLHLIKFDIKELNSEKDVTKQHQKKLLDIQWRKEVNWILAQFKPIVELIKVSLLDFSADDQISQLYESLPRAEKSVSDHDEKFVLKFPALDLDLNEPVSLFQIEKRLDILCKLLISLIRLPTPFPIRVPLPVIINVSEVLLNLTTNFLPLQKGLRRDEEVTSVITNVLPKIQFKGVVLLKACLDTFGGCMVPYTTNILNSLEQYIPLLSSVKASKHTDQHVNNAKINYFKCTDILSYEFGIVFKITSELLKEYIGKNTIENESTLFAKLVDVALHLTQSESLIGSTAQVNNNTINPSLSSKKNNKRISKQQNAIMGSMSDLYSHPGEFYKYSSLSLYDEINNFLGNMVKYVVLSSTQQIKITKYAIFNCVKFKDVESFKKLVKYLVLYPGTEKVSILPIACSLLKDDEMIEILRNPKLPINFIQNAKKIGEEKFSKEEESEDEDEEGEAGEAEDGIGGKEAINSIVNGNSTETNFVTTLKLSEEENTSELIQLKGNEDKIFKRKQDDITIEKEDEEQDETKRIKISVTKTDIPPSEIYVKNDKDVIKNSENEDKDSDGSDFEIPELDVSED, from the coding sequence ATGTCTGACACACTCATTCctttatctttaattatTCCGCAATTGGAATCTGCTAGTGGAGCAGAGTTCGAGGCCATTCTAAAGATATTGAGatctaaaaaatatgtCAACCAATCATTGTTGAAATCTGATCTAAGTCTTTTGTCTGCTAAAAttctaaaattattaaatgctGTTAGCAGTAACAACGATAATGCCGATTTTTCTGTCTGGAAAGGATGTCATTTGGCAATGGTGTTGTGTACATATAATCCAGTATTTTTATGTGCTTATAGCAACTCCATTTTAACCGCCCTTTGTCATAGATTTCAGCTACTTTCGGATGATTACACTGGTCAAGTTGTTAATAAACCTTGTGGCAGGgctattttaaaaactgtAGTTTTCAGTATAACTATAATCACGGATTTGCTACGAGGGAAACCGGCATTGACTAGGGAATGTTTGACTCCAAAATTACCACTAATCATCTCTAATTTGGTCTATTTAAGTAAATACGAGCCTGAGATTTGTTTGCCAGTTATACATAAATTGTTGCAAAAGAATACCGTGACTTTTAAACCTTTTGCTAATAAGTTTTTTCAGGTTTTGAACAGTTTAATAGtcaacaactttttttattttaatttggaAACTCAGCAATTAATTACTGATTCATTTGCCGTATTacatttaattaaatttgatattaaGGAACTAAATTCTGAAAAGGATGTGACTAAACAACatcaaaagaaattattagaCATACAATGGAGAAAAGAAGTTAATTGGATTTTAGCACAATTTAAACCGATTGTAGAATTGATTAAAGTTTCTTTACTAGATTTCTCAGCTGATGATCAAATCTCGCAGTTGTACGAATCATTGCCAAGGGCTGAAAAGTCCGTTTCCGATCatgatgaaaaatttgttttaaaatttccgGCTTTGGATTTAGACTTAAATGAGCCCGTGTCTTTATTtcaaatagaaaaaagattgGATATATTGTGTAAGCTTTTGATTTCTCTAATCAGGTTACCAACTCCATTCCCAATTAGAGTCCCCTTACCTGTCATAATAAATGTTTCTGAAGTATTATTAAACTTAACAACCAACTTTTTGCCGTTACAAAAAGGATTGCGTCGTGATGAAGAAGTTACAAGTGTTATTACTAATGTGTTGCCCAAAATACAATTTAAGGGAGTCGTTTTGTTGAAGGCTTGTTTGGACACCTTTGGTGGTTGTATGGTACCATATACCACTAACATATTAAACTCCTTAGAGCAATACATTCCATTATTATCGTCAGTTAAGGCCAGCAAACACACTGATCAACATGTTAATAATgctaaaattaattattttaagtGTACTGATATTTTAAGTTATGAATTTGgtattgttttcaaaattacgagtgaattattaaaagaatatattggaaaaaatactattgaaaatgaaagcACACTTTTTGCTAAGCTAGTTGATGTTGCTTTACATTTAACACAATCTGAATCCTTAATAGGTAGCACTGCTCAagtgaataataatacgaTTAACCCCTCTCTATCCTCAAAGAAGAATAATAAGAGAATTAGCAAACAGCAAAATGCTATAATGGGGTCTATGAGTGATCTTTACTCACACCCAGGGGAGTTTTACAAGTATTCCTCTCTTTCTCTGTACGATGagattaataattttttgggGAATATGGTCAAATATGTAGTATTGTCCTCTACCcaacaaattaaaataacaaagTATGCAATTTTCAATTGCGTTAAGTTTAAAGATGTTGAaagctttaaaaaattagttaAATATTTGGTGCTTTATCCTGGAACTGAAAAAGTATCAATTTTGCCAATTGCTTGTAGCTTATTAAAGGATGATGAAATGATTGAAATTTTGCGTAATCCTAAATTACccattaattttattcaaaatgctaaaaaaattggcgAGGAGAAATTTTCAAAGGAAGAAGAGAGTGAGGATGAAGATGAGGAAGGGGAAGCAGGGGAAGCAGAAGATGGAATAGGTGGGAAAGAAGCGATAAATAGTATTGTAAATGGAAATTCTACTGAAACTAACTTTGTTACCACTTTGAAACTAAGTGAAGAAGAGAATACCTCTGAACTCATACAATTAAAAGGTAACGAGGataaaatctttaaaagaAAGCAAGATGACATTacaatagaaaaagaagatgaagaacAAGATGAAactaaaagaattaaaatttctGTCACAAAAACAGATATACCTCCTTCTGAAATTTATGtcaaaaatgataaagatgtaattaaaaacagtgaaaatgaagataaGGATTCTGATGGTTctgattttgaaattcCTGAACTTGATGTTTCAGAAGACTGA
- the XPT1 gene encoding xanthine phosphoribosyltransferase (similar to Saccharomyces cerevisiae YJR133W | XPT1 | Xanthine Phosphoribosyl Transferase) produces MSVPDKIYISYNNVHKLCQKTAQHILEKNERPDIIIAITGGGLIPARIIRSFLKVKGEKNIPIQAIGLSLYEDLGLENKVETIGKEVIRTQWLDLGALEKHFDSMIGKKILIVDEVDDTRTTLHYAITELQKEVEDQQKKLNRLNEKTEFSIFVLHNKDKPKKAELPKEMIESGHYIAAVTVPDKWLCYPWEAQDIDEHTVLSVEQGNN; encoded by the coding sequence atgaGTGTTCcagataaaatatatatttcttataACAACGTCCATAAACTGTGTCAAAAGACTGCCCAAcatattttggaaaaaaacgAAAGACCAGATATCATCATTGCTATTACTGGTGGTGGTTTAATTCCAGCAAGAATAATCAgatcatttttaaaagttaaagGTGAAAAGAATATTCCAATTCAAGCCATTGGTTTATCATTGTACGAAGATTTGGGTTTGGAAAACAAAGTAGAAACCATTGGTAAAGAAGTGATAAGAACACAATGGTTAGATTTGGGAGCTTTGGAAAAACATTTTGATTCTATGATcggtaaaaaaattttaattgttgATGAAGTCGATGATACAAGAACTACCCTACATTATGCCATCACTGAATTGCAAAAAGAAGTTGAagatcaacaaaaaaaattgaatagaCTGAATGAGAAAACTgaattttctatttttgtGTTGCATAACAAGGACAAGCCTAAAAAAGCTGAATTACCAAAGGAAATGATTGAAAGTGGTCATTACATAGCTGCCGTTACTGTTCCAGACAAATGGTTATGTTATCCTTGGGAGGCTCAAGATATCGATGAACATACAGTTTTATCAGTTGAACAAGGTAATAATTAG
- the TTI2 gene encoding Tti2p (similar to Saccharomyces cerevisiae YJR136C | TTI2 | Two Tel2-Interacting protein): MNKPMEQKITQWIEYGDDTIDNSIIKKQPDECIKWIILHISNSSNRKNHNITYNGRARLARTGNRSLINALLPRKGFQSDDEKSEENLIKYLNTRLYHMIIELMKLKTKDLGSNLGWITPVIFQFIDSTNYKIKILGINLLSFFSQLIDDKVFQNSGLIEVYKETLVNICYYLPPFTKPTETLQLFSVLYPCYLKIIRKNGIDSTIFFRDLKTFYSRIILQNTLPRISNLDPCIAIFVLKYVTENLWEMPEFFQNENMCINITRSIYTIGQYYVRNPFITVDPTLLKYTINFIEKLIFKSKKSLVIAHKYDFIACYIILYEKCDRENIPNIDDLRNILKLLSDKGAGLDNLDMEKISKERGKEMIKMFHF; the protein is encoded by the coding sequence ATGAATAAGCCAATGGAACAAAAGATAACACAATGGATTGAATATGGAGATGACACAATTGATAACTccattataaaaaaacaacctGATGAATGTATTAAGTGGATCATCCTGCATATATCAAATAGTTCAAATCGCAAGAATCACAACATAACATATAACGGCAGAGCAAGACTTGCCAGAACAGGAAACAGATCGCTAATTAATGCATTACTACCGAGGAAAGGATTCCAAAGTGATGACGAAAAAAGTGAGGAAAATTtaatcaaatatttaaatactAGACTTTATCACATGATTATCGAATTAATGAAACTTAAAACTAAAGATTTAGGTAGCAATTTAGGATGGATTACTCctgttatttttcaatttattgaCAGCACCAATTATAAAATCAAGATTTTAGGTATTAACCTGTTGTCATTTTTCTCTCAGTTGATTGATGATaaagtttttcaaaattcaGGTCTAATAGAGGTTTACAAAGAAACTTTAGTAAACATCTGTTATTATCTCCCTCCATTTACCAAACCAACTGAAACATTACaacttttttctgttttataTCCctgttatttaaaaattataagaaaaaatggCATTGATagtactattttttttagggaTTTGAAAACATTTTACAGCAGAATTATTTTGCAGAATACTCTACCTAGGATATCTAATTTAGATCCCTGCATAgcaatatttgttttaaaatatgtaACTGAGAATTTATGGGAAATGCctgaattttttcaaaatgaaaatatgtGCATAAATATCACAAGATCTATATATACAATTGGTCAATATTATGTAAGAAACCCATTTATTACCGTTGATCCAACATTGTTAAAATATACCATAAACTTCATTgagaaattaatttttaaatcaaaaaaatcattggTCATTGCTCATAAATACGATTTTATTGCttgttatattattttgtatgAGAAATGTGATCGAGAAAACATTCCGAATATTGATGATTTAaggaatattttaaaattactaTCTGATAAGGGTGCTGGACTGGATAATCTCGATATGGAGAAAATATCCAAAGAAAGGGGCAAAGAGATGATTAAAATGTTTCACTTTTAG